TGGAATAGGCCCCATAGGCATCCCAGTTCCAGCGATTGCCGAACAGGGAGAAATGCCCGTCCAGACCACTTGCCACGCGCATCGTTTCCACGCTCTGCTGGTTGTCGCGATTACCGACTGCCGTCAGCACTGTGCGGATGCGCCAAGCGGAGTTCGCAGCGAAGCCGAGCGCGTTCGCCGTGGGGACGCCATTGGCAGTACCGAACGGGTTAAAAGCCTGGTTTGCAGGAATTGCGAAGCCGCGCACGGTGCCCGCTGTGCCGCCGATGTCGAGCAGGACTGGCGAGAAAAGCTGATCCGAAGTGCGCTTGTTATACGTTGCTTCGATGTGCAGATTGATGTCGTTGGTGACTTCGTAACCGAACCGGCCGTAAAAGCCGAAACGCTCTGACGGACCTGCGCTGTAGATACCCTGCGCCTGAGTGTTGTACGCGTCGCCCGGCAACGATGCGACATGGTAGCTATTATCGGCCGCCGATCCCGCACCGTAACCAGCGCCGCCGTTGAACGCGATCGGGGAGTTCGTGCCGGCAAAGCCTGCTGCTGTCCCGAAATAGCCGTTGTTGGCAAGACCCGGCAGGATGAACAGCCCGTTGGGACTGGTGCCCACCGCCGTCTGTGGCACCAGCGTGTTGGCGGTCAGTGCGCGATCCGATGTCAGGATCGGGTTCGACTTGTAATAGCTGCCAGTCACGATCAGCGACGCGCGACCCATGCGCTTGCCGACAGCCAGATTGGCCGAATATTCGCCGCCATCGCCCTTGTCCGTGATCCCGGTCTTTACGTTGGCCCGGATGCCGTCGAACGGCTGGATGGTCTTGATATTGATGACACCGGCGATTGCATCGGCACCGTAAATGGCCGACGCGCCGTCTTTCAATACTTCAATGCCGTCGATCATTGCGGCGGGGATCGTGTTCAGATCGACGAAGTCGCGAAAGCCGCGCTGTCCGACCGCATCGACCCAGCGATGGCCGTCGACCAGCACCAGCACGCGGTTGCCGCTGCCTTCGCCGCCGCCAAGATAGCGCAGATTGATCGACGATGCGCCGTAGGATGTGCCCTGCGTGCCGTTCGAGTTGAGGCTGACGCCCGCCGATGGCAGCTTTTGCAGCAAGTCACCGACCGATGTCGCACCCGATTTTACGATTTCGTCAGAAGTGATGGTGAGCAGCGGTCCGAGGTTATCGGCATCGTGGCGCTGAATGCGCGATCCGGTGACCGTGATTTCCTGCACGCTGTCATCTTCAGCAGGGGCCGCAGTGTCGACCACCGGCTGGCCCTGTTGGGCATAAGAAGGCATCGCCGCGGTAAGCGCCAGAAAGCTGGCTCCCATCATCGCGCCACGAATGGCCATAAGTTCACGACGTGTCTTGGATAGCTGCTGCATGATCGTTGGTTCCCCCCGATGATCGATTCGCACGAGGGATAAGGAACCGGCACGCAACCGGAAACCTGATGGCGACATTTCATCGGCCCATTACATTTTTGGTATGGCCTATCCCGCAAACGACAGAAAAGGATATGCAGCCGAATAATGAGGGACGCCCTATGACCGATTTCCTGCTGCATCGCCGCGCTTTGCTTGGGGCTGCCGCGCTTTTGCCGGTCGGCCCCGCACTCGCGCGTGTGGCAAGGCGCCCGTTGCGCGTGACGCTGCTCGGTCAGTCATTAATCCAGCAGAACCTATGCGCGACGGGTTGGTCCGGTCAGGCGGCCCTTCTGGCCCGGCTGAAGATTGCCGACGCTGTATTCACCGATGTCGAAACCGCGATTGCCAGTCCTGGGGCCGGGGCGGCGACACGGGACGGCGAAGTCCTTCATGCAGCGCCACCTGTGGTGCTCGATTGTTTGCACCGTTTGGGCGTGACGCTCGTCACAACCGCAAACAACCATGCCTGGGATTTGGGGAGCGACGGGATCATCGGGGCTTTGGCCGAGCTTGACGCGCGGGGCATCATTCATGCCGGTAGTGGTCACGATCTTGCTACCGCTTCCAAAGCGGGATGGCAGCGTACCCCATATGGCGATGTTGCGCTCGTGGCGGCGGCAGCGGGGGCAATCCGTGACGGCGCGGCTGCTACGCCGCTTAGACCGGGCGTCAATGAGTTGCGTCGCAGTCCTTCCGGTATGCTCGACCCTGATGACGTTGCTCGCAATCTGGACTCGATCCGAAGCGCGCGAAAGCAGGGGGCGACGGTGATCGCGTGCCTCCACAATCATTACTGGGAACCCGATCCGGCGACCACCGCAGAGTGGCAGCGCAGCTATGCCCGGCAATGCGTCGACGCCGGTGCAGCAATCTTCGTCGCGCACGGCCCCCCGCTGCTTCAGGGGATCGAGCGATATAAAGGGGCACCGCTGTTGCACGGTCTTGGCAGTTTTATCTTCCAGACGCGGAAAGCGAGTTATGCGCCCCGGAACTGGCAATCGTTAATGGTGGAAGCGCATTTTCGCGATGGGCATTTTATTGATGCCCACCTGACGCCGCTGTTGCTCGACTCTAACCGGGCAACGCCGGAGGCGGAGTTCACGCAAGGAACGCCGTCGATCGCCACCGGCACAAACGGCCACGAAGTTTGCGCCAACGTCGCCAAGCTAAGTGCTGCGCTCGGCATGACCGTCGCTATAGAGCGGGGCTCGATCAAACTTTGATGCTCGAGTTGGCCCGCTCGAAACCCTAAATACCGTCGCGGATCTGGCGAAAGCAAATTCTTCACCAGGTCGGCCATGGCTCACCAACGATATCTGAGTGAACCGGTCACAGTACGTGGTGCGCCATAATAGCAACTGTTGTTGAGCGGGCATGCGCTGATGTGCGTTTTATCGAACAGGTTCGCCGCGTTGACGGCCACCGTCCAGCCTTCGAGCGCACGCGACGCCTGGCCTATATCGTAGCTAAGCAGGGCATCGATCAGGACAAAGCCTTTGGTATGGAAACGCTGGAAAGTGGTCACGTTGTTGATCACCGCATAGTTCGTGGTCCCGTCGGAGCCTGCGACGTAGCGCACGCCCCCACCAAAGCTCAGTCCCGATAGCGGTCCTGCAATCTTGCCCCCTTGCCCAGATCATAGGAGAGGAAAGTTGATGCCATATATTTGGGCGTGGCGAGCTGACGAGTACCTGTCGTGGTCGGCGTCCCGCTGTTGATAGGCGTTGGCGCGACCGCCGGTGTGCCCAGTGTAATGATAGCATCGGTATAGCTTGCGGCTCCGATGACATCGAAACCGGGAAGAACCTCACCGCGCGCCTCAAACTCCACTCCGCGCACGCGGACCTCGCCGATCTGAATTTGTGCGTTCGTGGGAATGCCTCCAGTCCCGGCGGCCGGGTCGGTTACTGGCACGTTCTGGCGGCGCAGATCATATGCGGACAGGGTGAATATGGCGTTGGTTCCCTTTGGCTGGAATTTTACGCCGCCTTCATATTGCCGCCCGGTCACTGGACTGAACGGCACCCCCAAATAAGTTGTGCCTGCCTGTGGTTCAAAGGATTCCGAATAGCTGAAATAGGGAGAGACGCCGAAGGGCAGTTCATAAAGAGCGCCCAGTCGCATCGTGAACGCCGTTTGCGCAAACGACGTCTGCGTGTTGTTCTTTTTGTTGACGGTGATCTGATTATACCAGTCATAGCGACCGCTCGCGATCAACTGTAGCCGGCCGATCGAAATCTGATCCTGGATATAGGCACCCGTCTGATCGCGTTTGCCATATGTATTGACATAGGCGCTCGACAATTTGGTCAGGTCAAAGCTGGGCAGCGTTCCGCCATAGGTTGGCGCATATAGTTTAAGGTTCGGGATGCTGGTCAGTGGGTTGGTCGTCTGACCTGTGTTGAACTGCTGAACATTCTCGCCGGTGATGTGCTGATAGTCGATGCCGACGAGCAAATTATGCTTGATGCCTGCCGTTTCGAACTTCGCGTTCAGATGGTTGTCCATCGTCAGCGTATCATAATCCTCGTCGGCCCCGCCGCCACCGCGCGTAATGGTGGAAAAGTCGGTATTCCGGTTCACTCCTATACCCGTTGTCGCGAAGCCGGCGATATAGAGCTGGCGATACGACAGCTTGTTGTTCTGAAATCGAAAGTTCGAACGAAAGGTCAGATGCTCATCGAAATCGTGGCGAAAGAACGCTGCGATCGACTTCGCCTTGTGATTGTAGCGTTCGTACCCCGGATCGCCGGTGTTGACCTTGCGCGGCAAAGTGCCGTTGGCATTGAACAGCACCGTTCCATAAGCGGGAACCCCCGAGTAGCCGCCGCCACTCGGCGCGTGCTGATAGGTTGCGATCACGGTCAGATCGGTGCTCGCGTCGGGCGCAAAGGTCAGCATCGGGCTGATATGATAACGCTCGCTGAAGGTGCCGGATGTCAGGCCATCACCCTTTTGCCAGCCGCCGACGACGCGGGCGAGAAGCTTTCCGTCACCGGTAAGAGGCTGGTTGATATCGACCGCGCCGCGCCGCGTGTTGTAATTGCCCAACTGGCCTTCGATCTGGCCGAACGCCGTTGGCTCGGGCATCTTGCTGGTCAGGTTGACGAGGCCGCCCGGCGTAGAGTTACCGTAAAGGACCGATGCCGGCCCCTTCACGACGTCGATGTGATCGACCCGGTTGAAATCGATCTGCGGTGTGGAATAGGGGCCAGCGATCAGCCGCATTCCATCGAGGAACACCCCCGGCGTAAAGCCGCGAAGGATCAGTTGATCATAGCGCGTAACCATCCCGCCGCGCTGATTGGGGGAAACGCCGGCGACATAACCCAAAGCCTGATTGATCGACAGCGCGTTGCGGCGGGTCAGTTCCTCATTGTCGATTACCGTGATGCTTTGCGGCGTCTCCATCAGCGGCGTTTCGGTTTTGGTTCCGGAGCCGGCCTGCTTTTCCTTCAGGCCGGTCACGACGATCGTATCGTGCGCTTCGTCAACTTCGCTATCCGCTGCATTTTCGGCGCGACCCATAGTCGGAGCGCAGGCGAGTATTGCGACAGACGCCGCCAGATAAAAACGAAACTTACTGGATGGCCGAAGCCCCTGAACGATCAATTTATGCCCCCTAAATGCTAATGCGAACGATTCGTAATTGCAACTAAGGGGCCTCGCAGCTAAGGGCAAGCCGGGATTTCAGGAAGTATCGAATGTCAGCAAACAGACCATCGAACAGTGGGACGGCGAACAGCGGGACGGGCAGGGACACCGGGGTTTCGAATTTCAAAACGCCCCAACGGAAAATGGCGAAACTGAAAATGACATTGCGGTGCGCCACCGCGCTGCTCGGTAGCTATTTCGCTGCCGCCGGACTGGCGTCTCTGATGGCGCGGCTCCTGCCCATTGCACGCGCTGAAGCAACCGCGTGGGGCCTGATTCTGTCCTTCCTGTTCTACGCTCTGTTCGGCTTGTGGGCTTTTTTTGAGCAGCGTCTGTTGCGTGTGACCGGCGTGATCTGGGGGACTGCCGTCGCGACCATTACATGGGCTTTCCTGCTGGGCGTTCGCGCGTGAAGGCAGATGCTCCCGAAGCAAAGGGCCTGCGCCGGGCGATGGCGTGGATCCATACCTGGCTGGGATTACTCGCGGGCTGGATTTTATTCGCGATGTTCCTGACCGGAACCGCGAGCTATTTTCGTCCGGAAATCACCCGCTGGATGCAGCCGGAACTCAACCTTCGGACGGTTTCGCCGACGCGTGCTGCCCAGACGGCGGTCGCCCATATGCAGGCGTCATCGCCGAACGACGAACAATGGACGATCTACCTGCCCGACGAGCGGATGACCGACACCCGGATTCTTTCACGCGCGCGACCTGATCCCGATCCAAAGGCACCAACAGCGCCCCGGCGGCCCGAACTGAAACTCGACCCCGCGACCGGGAACGTGCTTGCCGCCCGTGAAACAAAGGGTGGCGAGCAGTTCTATCGCTTTCATTTCCAGTTGCAATTGCCACACCCCTGGGGGCGCTGGCTGGCGGGATTGTGCGCCATTTTCATGTTAGCGGCGATCATATCGGGTGTCGTTACGCACAAGCGGATTTTTGTTGATTTCTTCACGCTGCGTTGGGGAAAGGGTCAGCGTAGCTGGCTCGATGCACATAATGTATCTGCGGTTCTGGCGCTGCCATTTCACGCCATGATTACTTACACGGGCCTCATCACCTTGGTCGTGATGTACATGCCCTGGCCTATCGCCGCCAAATACAAGGCGCCTGCCATGTTCGGCACCGAAGCTTATGGCGCGGAACCTGTGCAAAAGGCATTGGGTCGTCCGGCACCACTGATACCCATCGCTCCGCTGGTGGATGCCGCTGAGCGCGAATGGCAGGGTGGCCAGGCCGACCGTATCGTTATTCGCAATCCCAATGATGCCGCCGCGACCGTTACCATCTTTCGCAATGGTGCCGAACGCCTGAACGCGCGTAGTGCGTCGATCAGTTATTCCGGCGCGGATGGCAGGCGATTGTCGTCGTCGCCAGAACCGGGGGCCGCGATCACCACCGCCGGTGTAATGCTGGGCCTGCATCTGGGGTGGTTCGCCGGGCCGGTTCTGCGCTGGACATATTTCCTGCTCGGTCTGACGGGTGCCGCCATGGTTGGGACCGGGCTGGTGCTCTGGACCGCGAAGCGACGGAAGCCGGGCACAAAACCGTTCTTTGGATTCAGGTTGGTCGAGCGGTTGAATATCGGCGCTATCGCCTGCCTGCCTGCGGGGATGGCGGCTTATCTACTTGCCAATCGGCTCATTCCACCGAACTTGCCGAAACGTGCGGATATGGAAGTCGCGGCGATGTTCTGGGTATGGTTCGGGCTTGCTGCACTGTCGCTGGTGCGCCCAATCCATCGTGCGTGGCCCGAGACGCTGGGCGTTGCCGCTCTCGCCTTTGCGGCGATTCCACTGGCGAACAGTCTCACGACCGACCGTGGATTTATTCATAGCATTGTTGTTGGCGACACGCTGTTTCTCGCGTTTGATCTTGTGGTTCTCGTGATTGCGCTGTTGCTCGGGTTTGCCGCGTGGCGCGCTGGTCGGCCCAAAACCATACCAACGCGACGGCGATTGTCATCCGCGCCGGTTGGCGGGGGAGCGACCCATGCCGGTTGATCCCGGCTTGATTGCCTATGCCGCGCTCGCCAGTTTCGCGGCAGGTCGAGTCAGGCATCGCGCGGCTGTTGCTCTGCCGCTGAAAATGTCGCCGTCCGTGGCTCGAATTGTTGGCACCCTGTTGCTGCTATTTTCGGCATGGGTTGCAACCTTGCGTTTCGGCGCAGGACTGGGGGCGGTGGCGTGGACGGGGCAGCTTTGCCTGGCAGGCGTGATCTTTGTGCTGCTCTTATCTTGGCGTCCGCGCGTTGCCCTGCTGCTTGCGGTGCCGGCACTGTTGGTCGGGTTTGCGCAATGATGCGGCAGTTGGACCAGCGTGGCGTTGGCGGAGTTTCACCATTGAACTCATCGGTGTCCGCGCAAATGGCGAAAGGCCAGAGTGCCTGTCGCTCTTGAAAGATCAACTCTGACTGGCGGGAACATCCGTAACCAAACCTGTTTCCGGGCGACGACGGCGACGCAGCCGATCGAGATAGATATAGACGACCGGCGTGCTGAACAGGGTGAGTGCCTGAGAGACGACCAGGCCGCCGACAATGGCCCAGCCCAGCGGTTGGCGGAATTCTGACCCGGTACCTTGCATCAGGATCATGGGAACGCCGCCCAGC
This genomic stretch from Sphingomonas paeninsulae harbors:
- a CDS encoding CapA family protein, with product MTDFLLHRRALLGAAALLPVGPALARVARRPLRVTLLGQSLIQQNLCATGWSGQAALLARLKIADAVFTDVETAIASPGAGAATRDGEVLHAAPPVVLDCLHRLGVTLVTTANNHAWDLGSDGIIGALAELDARGIIHAGSGHDLATASKAGWQRTPYGDVALVAAAAGAIRDGAAATPLRPGVNELRRSPSGMLDPDDVARNLDSIRSARKQGATVIACLHNHYWEPDPATTAEWQRSYARQCVDAGAAIFVAHGPPLLQGIERYKGAPLLHGLGSFIFQTRKASYAPRNWQSLMVEAHFRDGHFIDAHLTPLLLDSNRATPEAEFTQGTPSIATGTNGHEVCANVAKLSAALGMTVAIERGSIKL
- a CDS encoding TonB-dependent receptor, whose product is MRYVAGSDGTTNYAVINNVTTFQRFHTKGFVLIDALLSYDIGQASRALEGWTVAVNAANLFDKTHISACPLNNSCYYGAPRTVTGSLRYRW
- a CDS encoding TonB-dependent siderophore receptor, producing the protein MIVQGLRPSSKFRFYLAASVAILACAPTMGRAENAADSEVDEAHDTIVVTGLKEKQAGSGTKTETPLMETPQSITVIDNEELTRRNALSINQALGYVAGVSPNQRGGMVTRYDQLILRGFTPGVFLDGMRLIAGPYSTPQIDFNRVDHIDVVKGPASVLYGNSTPGGLVNLTSKMPEPTAFGQIEGQLGNYNTRRGAVDINQPLTGDGKLLARVVGGWQKGDGLTSGTFSERYHISPMLTFAPDASTDLTVIATYQHAPSGGGYSGVPAYGTVLFNANGTLPRKVNTGDPGYERYNHKAKSIAAFFRHDFDEHLTFRSNFRFQNNKLSYRQLYIAGFATTGIGVNRNTDFSTITRGGGGADEDYDTLTMDNHLNAKFETAGIKHNLLVGIDYQHITGENVQQFNTGQTTNPLTSIPNLKLYAPTYGGTLPSFDLTKLSSAYVNTYGKRDQTGAYIQDQISIGRLQLIASGRYDWYNQITVNKKNNTQTSFAQTAFTMRLGALYELPFGVSPYFSYSESFEPQAGTTYLGVPFSPVTGRQYEGGVKFQPKGTNAIFTLSAYDLRRQNVPVTDPAAGTGGIPTNAQIQIGEVRVRGVEFEARGEVLPGFDVIGAASYTDAIITLGTPAVAPTPINSGTPTTTGTRQLATPKYMASTFLSYDLGKGARLQDRYRD
- a CDS encoding PepSY-associated TM helix domain-containing protein, coding for MKADAPEAKGLRRAMAWIHTWLGLLAGWILFAMFLTGTASYFRPEITRWMQPELNLRTVSPTRAAQTAVAHMQASSPNDEQWTIYLPDERMTDTRILSRARPDPDPKAPTAPRRPELKLDPATGNVLAARETKGGEQFYRFHFQLQLPHPWGRWLAGLCAIFMLAAIISGVVTHKRIFVDFFTLRWGKGQRSWLDAHNVSAVLALPFHAMITYTGLITLVVMYMPWPIAAKYKAPAMFGTEAYGAEPVQKALGRPAPLIPIAPLVDAAEREWQGGQADRIVIRNPNDAAATVTIFRNGAERLNARSASISYSGADGRRLSSSPEPGAAITTAGVMLGLHLGWFAGPVLRWTYFLLGLTGAAMVGTGLVLWTAKRRKPGTKPFFGFRLVERLNIGAIACLPAGMAAYLLANRLIPPNLPKRADMEVAAMFWVWFGLAALSLVRPIHRAWPETLGVAALAFAAIPLANSLTTDRGFIHSIVVGDTLFLAFDLVVLVIALLLGFAAWRAGRPKTIPTRRRLSSAPVGGGATHAG
- a CDS encoding DUF3325 family protein, translating into MPVDPGLIAYAALASFAAGRVRHRAAVALPLKMSPSVARIVGTLLLLFSAWVATLRFGAGLGAVAWTGQLCLAGVIFVLLLSWRPRVALLLAVPALLVGFAQ